The Panicum virgatum strain AP13 chromosome 3N, P.virgatum_v5, whole genome shotgun sequence genome includes the window AATAAACTAAAAACGCAAGTATGCAACCTAGTATTGTCTAATCATGCCaaaggcatgcatgcatgcatgaccgAAAAAACCTAAACCAAAGATTCTCCGTCCCATCGAGAGCTTGTTCTACTttcccttcttttctttctttctctccttttctctttGAGGGGACAATGCAATTATCAGCATATCTCTTCCTGCCTTTTTGCTTGACGTCCACTAAACAAGTAAGGCCTTGTTTGGGAGAGCTTCAGCTCCGGCCCCAAAACCGGCTTCTGctggagccctcccaaacgaTATTCTTGACAACGGCTCCAACCTTGCAGCTCCTTGGAGCCCCTAAAATCGCACTCACCGGAGCGGATTGGGCGAGGCAGAGCTGGGAAATGGTGGCTCCGTCCGGCTCTGCGCCCCTACTCCTCGCCCTTTCCCAGCCCTATCCTCAGGTTTGTTTGACGCAGGGGCTCGATTCGGTGGCGGGTCCAGGCGGACGGTGGGAGCTTGAGGCGGCTGACCACGGTGGCAGGCTCCGGCAGGAGACCGAGCTGCGACAGCGGAGGGGAAAGAGGTGGAGACGGACGGCCGGGAGCTGGGAGGCGGCGTCCATCGGGAGGAGGCGGTCGCAGGGCGCGGCCTGCGAGGCCGGGGAGGTGACCGGCTGGCGTGGGCAGGAGCCGCGGGGAGGAGGTGACCGGCCGGCGTGGTCAGGGGCCGCGGGGAGGAGGTgggcaggccggcggccgcgggcagGGGCTGCAAGGGAGTGGCGCTGGGGAACGGGCGCCTCCTCGACCCGCGGCGCGCGAGCGTCACGCGCGATGTGCGGTGGTGCAGCGGACGGCTAGGCTGCGGCGTGGGTAGCGCgaggggcggcgagggcgacgcCTCGGGGAACCAGTGGTGGAGAGATGGGGCAAATGAGGCCGGCGGCGctaggaggaggaagaagcgacAGGAGGGAGTCAGGAAGATAAGGAGGAAAgagaaagaacaaaaaaaataaaaagaattggaaaaaggaaaaaaatagaaaaagaagggTATTATGGTCATTTTACCTTTTCTATGTATATTAAACAACCGGGTGGAGCTATTTTGCCAAATAGTTTCGAAAACTACTCCAGCTCCatcagagaagccgctccaccagaatagccggagccggagccctgccaaacaagcCCTAAACATCAATCATCATCTCCGAGATGCCGCAGCACTTGATCGTACGTACAATCGCAGGGGATTAGGACAATTGGCACACCATCTCAGATCCTATTGTATGCTCGAGGCATGCGTGCATGGCGCTGCTCGCCGAGGAATAATATCCCGTCGGTTTCAGCCCCGGCCGCAAAAATACTCGGCCGTACTACGTAGCTTTCGTCCGGCTAGCTTCCGCGACCCGCCGACTTCGTTGATCCGACCTGTCGCCGCCGTTGTCGTGCTAGCTCGCTTAGGGCAGCTCCAATGTGTGTTCCAAGGAGGTGCTAAGTGGAGAgagcactactagaaaagaggCCATCGGTCCACCTCAAAGGTACCAAAACCAAAATGACCCGGTACCAAGGCTTCTTTTGAGGTGCATGGAAAGATCCAGGGatcctttagtaccgggtggtaacaccacccAGTACCAAAGGCTAGACATTGGTATCgggtggtgttaccacccggtactaatggatcctttcacattagtaccgggtgaaaaCATCACCCGGTACATATGtctagcctttggtaccgggtggtggctGCCACCTGTTACTAAAAGTGCTTCACAGGTTactttaaaaggaaaatatcttcGCCTCAGTCTGAGGTGGTAAAGGAGATACACTTGAGACAAGAGGTCATGGGTTCGAATCCTAGCCACTGCAATGTGCTCCTATTTTCTTTTGACGCAGTGCAAAGGTACCGGGTCATTCACCCGGTACCAATGGCTAGAGCCATTGGTCCCAGATGCCTAGTACCGGTTGTAagaaccggtaccaaaggccatCCATGACCGGTGCCAAAGGCACTTTTTCCAGTAGTGGAGAAAGAAATAGAGAAAGTGCTATACATTGGAGTGGTGGTGCTAGCTTAGCAATCTCTAGCACCGGTATCTTGTTTGGACACCCGGTActagaagagagagaagggggaaaGGCTGCAGCTTGTGGGTCCAGCTTCATCCATGGATGGGTGCAATAAGGTGCTATACATTGGAGCAAATTTTGCTAATCTAGCAGGGATTACATGGCACGGTCTTAGCACCCCTCATGTTCCATACATTGGAGCTGCCCTTAGAAAAATGGCCAAGATCAGGTCGTTCCAAATGGTTTTGAACTGATATTATTCTCTTCCTGCTTTTTCGGATATAGGTGATAGATGATGCGTGTCGTCGTTGTCCGTGTACGAACCGGTACGATCTGAGGACGGTACATCTGACGCACTACGTGGTCGAAAGAGACATCCATATGACCATATCCTAGTGATCTGatgtgatcttttttttttttgagttctaTACTAGTACGTGTAACTTTAGTGACTGTTCCAAGCTAGATAGCTGACAAGGATGGCTATAGCTGCTGTGCATGGATAATAAGCAGATGGATGGATGAGCTGTTGCTGCTTGGAAGATACTGTGCATTGCAGCTGTACTGATGAAAACCGACAGCAGCAGCGGCCAGCAGCTATGTAGCTTTTGGCTACATGCATGATCAACAGTACCGTGTGGGCACGGACAGGCAGATTAGCTTATTATCTTGCTTCTGAAGTGGTACACGAAGAACACACAAAGAGTTGAAGATGATGACGTGCACAAAAGCAGTTACAAGTGAGAGCTGCCAACTTGTGGAGAAAAGCGAAGCGTGAGAGCTGGCCAGATGTATAGCCAGTGCCACTTTTGCATGCAGTGACTCCACATCCGATCAATGGAAAAATGAACGAACCATTTCAAAATCTTGATCCTACACGACCTGATCAAATTAATCAGACACTTACCATCTATCTTCATTGTTCAATTCTttgatgagaagaagaaaaaacaaaaaaaaagttgtgccCTCCCTCTCTATTTATCCATGAGGTGGAAGGATAGAGTCCTTTTTGGTGTGTCCCTTCCAATTAAGATTTGGGGCTTCATAATTACTGGCTAATATTTCTTTCATGCCTGTATATGTCAATGGAAAAGGAAGGAGCGAGAGGTGACAACACGAGACCTTGGCACCCCGGCCGTGGAAAGGTCAAATCTAGGTGGAATATATAGTGCTTGGATGATTGTGGTTTTAGGGAGTCTTGGTGTAACAAGCAGCAGTTTCACATGAACTTCTACATCAACTAGTAGCTAGGTATAAAACATTAATAACAAAAATTTCAAGTGAAGCATGCGTCCGATCAATGTCAACAACCATCATAGGAAATTCAAGGGAACGATGCTTAAACTCGATCGAATGTTGTTAGCCACTAACTTAGTTTATTTTCCTGGACACAACATGTGCATCGTGCAAGCCATAatggcatatatatatgccAACAACATATATAGAAATTTCACATGAATTTCAAGGAAAGGGTACAATATTCCTACTAggaaaaaataatttaatttataCTTACAACAAAAGGCATCCTCCTGTCGTAGCACTGCGCTGtcaaaattcaaatcaaatcagGCTGTCAAAATTCAAACCAAGTCAGGGCAAACTCGTCATGAGCTGTTGCCCATTGTTTTAGAAAGAAAAACTGCGTCACACACTATACAGAGTGCCCGCAAGGTggttaattttaattttatctATATTTACCAGTAGATGATTACCTTTTGTGAAGGATCTGTGCCTACTCTACCAATTATTTAATCTTTTTACTACTTTTCGCCATCAGTTATAAGATGCAGACGCATGCATTCTTCAGCTTATCACAGCAATATATAGCAGTGCCAGCGACGACGAAAGATAAACAGATGAATCCATTCTTCCACATGGATGAGGTCAGAAATTGATCGGGCGATAACGACACTCCTCCCTCTTTCCCTACAAAATTCATTTTTCATGACACTAGGTTTTCTTTTTATAGTGGCGAACATCCATGCCCCACCATCACTAGCAAGATGGGACTAGTCCGATCCAACCCGTGCTCTCTTCATTGTAGTAACTTATTCAAGTAAGTATTTTAAAATAAGAATAAGTGCATCACAAGCTTGTGGATAGAATTAACCTGGAGTTGATAAAAATAGCttattattgctctatctcatttattttttaatttctaCTTCTCTAGTACAAGAATGTTTGTATGGATAACATGTAATCTTATTACATTAAAATGGACTTCAGTTACCAATTATATGTATTGTATATGCTTTTTCATTCTTATTCATAGTTTTCCCCTTTGTATCACAACTTCGTGTGTGTTTAAATGTATTTAGTTGAAATCTTAGATGGAGTTATGTCACCAAAACCACCATCTTTTGCATACCTTGCTTTTGATTGATAAACCCTGTTACACATGGTTTGAATGATAGGATGCATCACCCGTGTATATTTGAGTTTGTTTTTCTTATACATTAATGAAGACAGGAGTGTGTGATTTTACGGTTTCTTTGGGCTATCTTACTTTTAAACCAGTTAGGTATATTTGATGCAAattgggggggaggggggtacTTTAGATTTTTAACCTCCACCTGTACACCGCACACTTGTATAGCATTACTTTGATTTATTATCATAATTATAGAAGTGCATTGTTACAAGCAAATAAGATCCAATGGCCATTGTTGCTAAAAGATTATACGATTTAGTCTATAATATCAAATGGTTGGATGTTTTGATTTTCATTTCACCCCGTTTAGATGTTGATATTGGGTCTCAAAATTCGGAATTGATATTTGTGAGCTCCAATGGAGTTGTGTTGGTTGCTTTAGAATTCAAAATAATCAGAATCCGGACCTAATGCCAACCAGTATTCAAAGCActcatgcccccccccccctgtctTCTCCGCTAGGGATGTAAATGGTGCGGATATTTTCTGATCTTATTTGAATTCGATCCGATTTGGAAGGGTTTGTACCTATTCGTATCCGATTCCGGATATTCAATATCCATAATCGATCTGTATATGGATACtaaaagttatattttttatgatgtcgatatccattacaatcttaTCTAACAAAAATTAACATTATCCGTATTCaaacaaaaatatgaaaataaatacgATATCAGCAATATCCGTTCTGTATTCGATCTGTTCACGTCCATATTCTCCGCTCCTTCCTTTTTTGGTCGTACACCGCAGCTTCCTATCCAACATCCACCTGTACACTTCTGCTCCCTTCCTAACCTCCGCTCGTACACCCTTATCTTACTCCGACGCCGACAGCCGTGTCTCACCCCCTGCACAAATGTCAGATATCTATTCTCTCGCACCcccttctttctcttcttcctcacgGCCGGCAACATTTCCCTTCTTCCTCATGATCAaccccttctcttcttcctcgtgGCTAAACCCTTCCCTAGCTTGTTCCTCGCGACCGGCGCCCCTTCCCTTTTTCCTCCATGGATTGCGGTTCTTTGTGGTTTGGCAATGGGGCATCTAGATGTCGGCGAGGTAGGCGTTGAGCCAGAGGAGAACGTACCCCGTGACTTGCAGTAGCGGTGAAGACAACGGAACAAATACCAATTCCATGCTTTTGTTCATCCAAACATGAATCGAGTTGGGGTGTTTCATTGGATTCCAAAATTCAATTCAATGGTCATCCAAAGTTCCAAACAACAGAATTTCAATTGTACCCTGTTTCAATATCAGATATAATTTGGTATTGAACTAATTCAATTCCATAACTTCCAATATCAACATCCAAATGAAGCCAAAAATTTTAAAGAAATTCCCTTTTTCTAGTTACATCGTATAAGGAATAACGTAGAGCCTCCAAAACAGATCTTTGGTTAGTAATAGAAAGATCATATGATGAAACATCCAACACGCTTCAGTGAAGAATTAATATTCCTCAGAATTATACAAAGGGGATCGGATAGGATGATCCATCGTTCCTCTGTTTCTCAAATCAAACATGCTATTAATTTGCCCATACTATCTTACAGAAGTGAAATCACCCAGACCTCACATACACATAGAAGAAGACTCCAATCAAGATATATATATGGCACGATATATCTAATGATACCAAATCATCCAGAAATATACATGACAATTAACAACGCAGCAGAACAGGACGAAGGAATCGATCGCCTcaccaacctttttttttctagctGGTCATCAGGAGCATGCCGGCCGTCAGCAAAGCTAGGACGACCTCACCTTCCGCCATTACCGCGATCCATTTgcttgctcgccgccgccaggagTCGACGTCGGTCGGCCGGGGCCGGCCGCCTCACACGGGACAATCCGCGGCGACGTCATCGTCGTCCTTGGCGTTCCTggactcgccggcgacggcgcccgTGGCGGCGGGGGCCACGACGATGGCGCGGCATAGGGGGCACGTGGCGTGGAGCCGCAGCCAGGCGCCCACGCAGTCGGCGTGGAACCGGTGGCCGCACCGCGGCAGCAGGCGCGCCGAGTCGCCGTCGCGGAGCTCCACGATGCAGACCGCGCACTCATCCGCCGCCTGCTTCCCTccgtcgtcggcgccggcgctggagtaGGTGTACACGGGCACGGCTAGCGCCACGTcttccagcggcggcgcgccgagGTCGTCCTCGTGCCGCCAACGGGACGCCCACGGGGAGGCCACGGGCCGCGAAtcgtcctcgtcggcgtcggcgtcggcgtcggcgtcggctgAGGTGGATGGCCGCTCTTTCCCGGAGAAGAACCTCCAGAATAAAAAGAAGATGAGGACGATCATGAGCACGTTGACGCCCACAACGCAGGCCGTCAGCATGGGGCCGGGCGGCACCCGGTGGCCGATGGTGTccaccgacgacgacgacgccgccggGCTAGGGCCGCCGCTCCCGAGCGTGGACATGGCTACTGCGCCGACGGGATGGTTTGGGACAGCACAAGCAGCAGAGAGCAGCTCCCAATGGCGTGCATAAACCACAGAATTTAAGACTCTTTAAGAAGATGGCCAAGATTGCAAATTGAGATGGCAAAGTAAAAGGAGGGAGAGATCTACGGAAAGCTCTGTGAGAAGAAAGAATCGCAAATGAGATATGAAGGGGAAGAGGAAAAGATAGCAAGGAATTGCaaaagaggaaggagggaggtggtGTAAGAAGGTGGAAGAGGGACAGGTCTATAAACGGTAGAAGCGGGGGAGGTACCATTGGCTCTTTTGTTTTCTGCTGATGAGTAGCAAGATTGGGGTCTACAATGGTGATAGACTTTGTTAAATGCCAAAATGGTTTGACTCGGATGGTTTGGAACTAGTGGCAAGGTTGCATCGTTCTCCGACTTAATGAATCATGATAGAGCAAGGTGAATtgattttgtttgtttttaattATGGGTCCCCTTATTCACGAAGAGAAAAATGATATCCTATTTTCTCGGCGGTGTGACATGTATGTCACCTAGGTTTAGTTTCAACCCATCATATGCCAAAGACGGTGGGGTTTAGTTGTAGTCATTCAAAGGTCTAGAATACATTGCCTCCCAAACCTTAAACATTAGTTTAAGGGCTACCATTTAGAGTTCAACAGGATCAAACCTCAACATTTATACTTGTGTATTTTATTAGAACCCAATTCTAGATATTTCACCTTTGTAAGAATATAATGCTATAAGTTTTAGATGCTATTGAATATAAAAAACATGAAACATCTTTCGGTGATTAGGCGGTACCTTTCCTATTTTGGTATGGGTTCCACATATTTTCGTACCTTTTTCTAGGTACCTCTTATGTCTCAGCCGTCAATTTCAGCCTAATGGATGGCCCTTATTTAGTTCAaccattgtaaaatttctcaaaaaatttagttattttttcttcttcattcAACTTAAGTCATTTGTAGGTCAAGTATTTGTACATGAATGATACTTCAAatgccaaccccccccccccagaaaTAGGTGGATCACACTGACATGTTTTCTCTGGAAACAGATTTTTATGGTGCTCCTACACTTTTAGTTTGTAAAAGTTTGATCTTTTTGTGTTTATTCAATAAGTGTCGAGGCTACCGAGTAGGAAAAAGCGAAGTTGATTCTTCCTTTTCCTTCCACTTATGCCATTTACAATTCGGGTTTTTGTGGTTGATATCTtggatgaacttcttcttcctcttaatTTGCCTCACAAGAGAAAACATAAAATTTGATGCCACCATAattataaaatttcaaaaaactaTTAAAAACTATAGCATGAACAACGTCCCTGTACATGCAAATGGACATGCTTTCTAcgaaaaaataatttattgttTTCCTAGCTGAAAGGAAACGTATTAACTATGAATATTTGATGGGGGACGGGTCCCATGTGATGGGGGAGGGGACAATTATATACTTCCATTTTGAATTTCTTTTAGGTAGATAATTTCTG containing:
- the LOC120665748 gene encoding E3 ubiquitin-protein ligase ATL9-like gives rise to the protein MSTLGSGGPSPAASSSSVDTIGHRVPPGPMLTACVVGVNVLMIVLIFFLFWRFFSGKERPSTSADADADADADEDDSRPVASPWASRWRHEDDLGAPPLEDVALAVPVYTYSSAGADDGGKQAADECAVCIVELRDGDSARLLPRCGHRFHADCVGAWLRLHATCPLCRAIVVAPAATGAVAGESRNAKDDDDVAADCPV